The following proteins are co-located in the Vigna unguiculata cultivar IT97K-499-35 chromosome 9, ASM411807v1, whole genome shotgun sequence genome:
- the LOC114195978 gene encoding WRKY transcription factor WRKY51-like, producing the protein MALDMVDPVPRTRMEEQLAIQEAASAGLKSMEHFIRLLSPSACNSSSFSSNNNNLDCSEITDFTVSKFKQVINLLNRTGHARFRRAPPQPQPQAPPQPQPQPQPQPQPQPQQGFTLDFVKPTILNSKPCNKDETLTLSTTTTTSSSFLSSVTNDASVSDGKIGPFLPPSAAKPPLSSSHRKKCREAALSAKPSCHCSKKRKSRVKQTIRVPAISSKIADIPPDEYSWRKYGQKPIKGSPFPRGYYKCSTVRGCPARKHVERAQDDPKMLIVTYEGEHRHALPLPAATGGGFGL; encoded by the exons ATGGCACTGGATATGGTGGATCCTGTTCCCAGAACCAGGATGGAGGAACAATTAGCAATACAAGAAGCTGCTTCCGCTGGTTTGAAAAGCATGGAGCATTTCATTCGCCTCCTTTCTCCCTCTGCCTgcaattcttcttctttttcttccaacaacaacaacctcgACTGCTCCGAAATCACCGACTTCACCGTCTCTAAGTTCAAACAGGTCATTAACCTTCTCAACCGCACCGGCCACGCCCGCTTCCGCCGTGCACCGCCCCAACCCCAACCCCAGGCCCCACCGCAACCGCAACCGCAACCgcaaccacaaccacaacctcAACCCCAACAAGGCTTTACTTTGGATTTCGTTAAACCCACCATTCTCAACTCCAAGCCCTGCAACAAAGACGAAACTCTCACTCTctccacaaccaccaccacctcctctTCCTTTTTATCCTCCGTCACCAACGACGCCAGCGTCTCCGACGGCAAGATCGGTCCTTTCCTCCCTCCCTCCGCCGCCAAACCCCCTCTCTCCTCCTCCCACCGGAAAAAGTGCCGCGAAGCCGCGCTCTCCGCCAAACCCTCCTGCCACTGCTCCAAGAAAAG GAAATCACGCGTTAAACAAACGATCCGAGTCCCGGCGATAAGTTCCAAGATCGCCGACATCCCGCCGGACGAGTACTCGTGGAGGAAGTACGGGCAAAAACCGATCAAGGGTTCACCTTTTCCTCG TGGGTACTACAAGTGCAGCACCGTCAGAGGGTGTCCGGCGAGGAAGCACGTGGAGCGTGCGCAAGATGACCCGAAGATGCTTATAGTGACGTAC